The candidate division KSB1 bacterium genome contains a region encoding:
- a CDS encoding heme-copper oxidase subunit III, whose protein sequence is MENTFAKNLFPASNGTFSRAGAEDRALPNVELPINGSVLGLLIFLGTEAMFFAGLISAFLILRAGGGVWPPAGQPRLPVEVTAINTLILLFSAYTMHRATLAVRSDNQKTLVNWLAVTGALGTIFLGVQGTEWLRLVNYGLTLTSGNYGATFYTLIGAHGLHVLAAVIVLSIVFTRALSKKYSAQNFNGLELCRLYWFFVVGIWPLLYGLVYLG, encoded by the coding sequence ATGGAAAATACCTTCGCAAAAAATTTGTTCCCGGCCAGCAACGGCACATTCAGCCGCGCCGGCGCTGAGGACCGCGCGCTTCCGAACGTTGAGCTGCCGATCAACGGCTCGGTGTTGGGCTTGCTGATTTTTTTGGGCACCGAGGCGATGTTCTTCGCCGGCTTGATCAGTGCCTTTCTGATTTTGCGCGCCGGCGGCGGTGTTTGGCCGCCGGCCGGTCAACCGCGCCTGCCGGTGGAAGTGACGGCGATCAACACTCTTATTTTGCTTTTCAGCGCCTATACGATGCATCGCGCGACGCTCGCGGTTCGTAGCGACAATCAGAAAACACTCGTGAATTGGCTGGCCGTGACTGGCGCCTTGGGAACGATCTTTCTCGGCGTGCAAGGCACGGAGTGGCTGCGGTTGGTGAATTATGGCTTGACCTTGACGTCCGGCAATTACGGCGCGACGTTTTACACGCTGATCGGCGCTCACGGTTTGCATGTTTTAGCGGCGGTGATTGTCTTGTCAATAGTTTTTACGCGCGCGCTGAGCAAAAAATATTCGGCGCAAAACTTCAACGGCCTCGAGCTTTGCCGGCTCTATTGGTTTTTCGTCGTCGGCATCTGGCCGCTGCTGTACGGGCTGGTTTATCTCGGTTGA
- a CDS encoding cytochrome C oxidase subunit IV family protein — MSNTAHIRPNYVAVWAWLVFLLVISLAAVYLPFSQAVTITLIFAVAAVKAFLVAVNFMHLKFEQRLVHLIALVPVVLFIIMTVTLIPDIVYNR, encoded by the coding sequence ATGTCAAACACCGCACACATTCGCCCCAATTACGTCGCGGTTTGGGCCTGGCTGGTTTTTTTGCTGGTCATCAGCCTCGCCGCGGTCTATTTGCCGTTTTCGCAAGCCGTCACCATCACGCTTATTTTCGCCGTTGCCGCCGTCAAGGCCTTTTTGGTGGCGGTGAATTTCATGCACCTCAAATTCGAGCAGCGCCTGGTGCATCTCATCGCCCTCGTGCCGGTGGTTTTGTTTATCATCATGACGGTGACGCTGATTCCGGATATTGTGTACAATCGTTGA
- a CDS encoding cytochrome c oxidase subunit 3, translated as MSSIAVTENYYEKTMPIGKMGIWWFLASEIMVFGGLIGSYILYRLASAGAWAEMAHHVSTAIGAINTLVLLTSSLTMVLAHAAIEDENRRRAKLYLGLTVLGGLLFLGFKAIEYTTEISNGFTPLSGTFWAFYYTMTGLHGLHVLGGMIANFALFVMASRGTLWPNTHQRVEYCGLYWHFVDVVWIFLFPLLYLSY; from the coding sequence ATGAGCAGTATTGCCGTGACTGAAAACTATTACGAGAAAACAATGCCAATCGGCAAAATGGGAATCTGGTGGTTTCTCGCCTCCGAAATCATGGTGTTCGGCGGGTTGATCGGCTCGTACATTTTGTATCGTCTGGCCAGCGCCGGCGCCTGGGCGGAAATGGCGCATCACGTCAGCACCGCGATTGGCGCGATCAATACTTTGGTGCTGTTGACCAGCAGCTTGACGATGGTGCTGGCGCACGCCGCGATTGAAGATGAAAACCGCCGGCGCGCCAAGCTTTATCTCGGTTTAACGGTTCTGGGCGGGCTGTTGTTTTTGGGATTCAAGGCGATTGAGTACACCACCGAAATCAGCAACGGCTTTACGCCGCTTTCCGGCACGTTTTGGGCGTTTTACTACACCATGACCGGCCTGCACGGCTTGCACGTGCTCGGTGGCATGATCGCCAATTTCGCCTTGTTTGTCATGGCCTCGCGCGGCACGCTGTGGCCGAACACCCATCAGCGCGTCGAATACTGCGGCTTGTATTGGCATTTTGTGGACGTTGTTTGGATTTTTCTGTTTCCGTTGCTTTATCTTTCGTATTGA
- a CDS encoding cbb3-type cytochrome c oxidase subunit I produces MSSAATAHATHEEKLSFWRKYIFSVDHKVIGKQYLFLGMFMALVGGLLAYLMRWELAWPESPVPGTGWIPEPTMFQGVVPPEFYNAIVTMHGTIMVFFVAMPILLGAFGNFLIPLMVGAPDMAFPRLNMMSFWTIFTASVVMIASFFVPGGAASAGWTGYPPLSANPVYTGVNWGITLWILGLALEFASFLMGGINFLTTTVSMRARGLKMMRLPLMVWMQITAAVIFMLSVGPLIAGAVLLLLDRTAGTSFYTVAQGGDPLLWQHLFWFFGHPEVYVILLPGLGAVLEVLPVFSRKPIFGYKAIVYSTIVAGVLSFIVWAHHMFVSGMNFKLVMPFSITTILISVPFTIILLAMMATLWKGAIRFTTPMLFAVGTLAMFIIGGLTGIFLGSATADIYLHDTYFVVAHFHYTLISAVFLGGFTAMYFWFPKMFGRMMNETWGKVHFWLTLVFFNLVFMPLFKAGLGGEMRRLYDPFQYDFLKPHQPLHKFATIAAILLFASQIPFLINFFWSLFKGKIADRNPWQANTLEWTAPSPPPHGNFEIAPSVYHGPYVYSAPNMNMKEDWQPQDQPLAS; encoded by the coding sequence ATGTCATCCGCTGCAACCGCACACGCCACGCATGAAGAAAAACTGAGCTTCTGGCGCAAATATATTTTTTCGGTCGATCACAAAGTCATCGGCAAGCAATATCTTTTTCTCGGCATGTTCATGGCGCTGGTCGGCGGCCTGCTGGCGTATTTGATGCGCTGGGAGTTGGCCTGGCCCGAATCGCCCGTGCCCGGCACCGGTTGGATTCCCGAGCCGACCATGTTTCAAGGCGTCGTGCCACCGGAATTTTACAACGCCATCGTCACCATGCACGGCACCATCATGGTTTTCTTCGTCGCCATGCCGATTCTGCTCGGCGCGTTCGGAAATTTTTTGATTCCACTCATGGTCGGCGCGCCGGACATGGCGTTTCCGCGGCTCAACATGATGTCGTTCTGGACGATCTTCACCGCCTCGGTGGTGATGATCGCCTCCTTCTTCGTCCCCGGCGGCGCCGCGTCCGCGGGCTGGACGGGCTATCCGCCGCTCTCGGCGAATCCGGTTTACACCGGCGTGAATTGGGGCATCACGCTATGGATTCTCGGCCTGGCGCTGGAGTTCGCCTCATTCTTGATGGGTGGCATCAATTTTCTCACCACCACGGTAAGCATGCGCGCGCGCGGTTTGAAAATGATGCGCCTGCCGCTGATGGTGTGGATGCAAATTACCGCCGCCGTCATCTTCATGTTGTCGGTTGGCCCGCTCATCGCCGGCGCCGTCTTGCTTTTGCTGGATCGCACCGCCGGCACCAGTTTTTACACCGTCGCGCAAGGCGGCGATCCACTGCTGTGGCAGCATCTCTTCTGGTTCTTCGGCCATCCCGAAGTTTACGTCATTCTCCTGCCCGGCCTCGGCGCAGTGTTGGAAGTGTTGCCGGTTTTCTCGCGCAAACCGATCTTCGGTTACAAAGCCATCGTCTACTCGACCATCGTCGCCGGCGTGTTGAGTTTTATCGTGTGGGCGCATCACATGTTCGTTAGCGGCATGAACTTCAAGCTCGTCATGCCGTTCAGCATCACCACGATTTTGATCTCGGTGCCGTTCACCATCATCCTGCTGGCGATGATGGCGACGTTGTGGAAAGGCGCGATTCGTTTTACCACCCCGATGCTCTTCGCGGTCGGCACACTGGCAATGTTCATCATCGGCGGCCTCACCGGCATCTTTCTCGGCTCGGCGACGGCGGATATTTACTTGCACGACACCTACTTCGTGGTGGCACATTTTCATTACACGCTGATTTCAGCGGTTTTCCTCGGCGGCTTCACCGCCATGTATTTCTGGTTTCCCAAAATGTTCGGCCGCATGATGAACGAGACCTGGGGCAAAGTTCATTTCTGGCTCACACTGGTTTTCTTCAATCTGGTTTTCATGCCCTTGTTCAAAGCCGGGCTGGGCGGTGAAATGCGCCGTCTCTACGATCCCTTTCAGTATGATTTTCTCAAACCGCATCAGCCGCTGCACAAGTTTGCAACCATTGCGGCCATTCTTTTGTTTGCGTCGCAAATTCCTTTCCTCATCAATTTCTTCTGGAGCCTGTTCAAAGGAAAAATTGCCGACCGCAATCCGTGGCAAGCGAATACCCTCGAATGGACCGCGCCTTCTCCGCCGCCTCACGGCAATTTTGAAATCGCGCCGAGCGTTTATCACGGCCCGTATGTGTACAGTGCGCCGAATATGAATATGAAAGAGGATTGGCAGCCGCAGGATCAACCGTTAGCCAGTTAG
- the coxB gene encoding cytochrome c oxidase subunit II has protein sequence MFDWFPKNISTYGGDIDAVFWLIFYIVGAGFILGEAVILYLVIRYRRKEGRRAAYIAGDKISELAWILVPAAIVLVLDLGIDFAGGEAWSKVKGETPASDIKVIVTGKQFNWNFTYPGPDGQFGTDDDLTLENELHVPVKKVVDLSLNSEDVLHSFFVPVMRLKQDCIPGRKIPAWFEATETGEYEIACAELCGYGHYTMRGFLFVHSEEDYAKWTQERWPPAAADSTQVGQL, from the coding sequence ATGTTCGATTGGTTTCCCAAGAATATCTCGACCTACGGCGGAGATATCGACGCGGTGTTTTGGTTGATCTTTTACATCGTCGGTGCCGGCTTTATTCTCGGCGAAGCGGTGATACTTTATTTGGTCATTCGCTATCGCCGCAAAGAAGGCCGGCGCGCCGCGTATATTGCCGGTGACAAGATATCCGAGTTGGCGTGGATTCTCGTGCCCGCGGCGATTGTTTTGGTGTTGGATTTGGGAATCGACTTTGCCGGCGGCGAGGCCTGGAGCAAAGTCAAAGGCGAAACGCCAGCGAGCGACATCAAGGTCATCGTCACCGGCAAGCAATTCAACTGGAATTTTACCTACCCCGGCCCGGACGGCCAATTTGGCACGGACGACGATCTCACGCTGGAAAACGAATTGCACGTTCCCGTGAAAAAAGTCGTTGACCTCTCCCTCAATTCCGAAGATGTCCTTCACAGTTTCTTTGTGCCGGTCATGCGTTTGAAGCAGGATTGCATTCCTGGCCGCAAAATTCCCGCGTGGTTCGAAGCGACGGAAACCGGCGAGTATGAAATCGCCTGCGCCGAGCTGTGCGGCTACGGGCATTACACCATGCGCGGTTTCTTGTTCGTGCATTCGGAGGAAGATTACGCCAAATGGACGCAAGAGCGCTGGCCGCCGGCGGCGGCTGATTCGACCCAAGTTGGTCAATTGTAA
- a CDS encoding type IV pili methyl-accepting chemotaxis transducer N-terminal domain-containing protein: protein MLKFPHQHVYKRRGRLAGTGMEKNFDKSMSRRYLFALGVLALVAIVSDYALQKKINAELKRGAVINLSGQQRMLSQRIAFCSMRLADSRLSSERAAWRRELINAITLMESSLAGLINSDSSLNLPDRSSAEVQAIFFSPPHSLHEKVQRYLAASKSLCQAPESDLVLDNPHLQYISSSATQLLSSMNELVKLYQKESEAGIARLQRLERTVMVITIFVLLMMALFIFRPMVGRIRAYFVEHRQAEEEREKLITELRQALANVKTLSGLIPICASCKKIRDDQGYWNILEDYIARHSEADFTHSFCPECKKKFDDEE, encoded by the coding sequence ATGCTAAAATTTCCCCACCAGCATGTTTATAAACGGCGAGGACGATTGGCCGGCACCGGGATGGAGAAAAATTTTGACAAAAGCATGAGCCGCAGGTATCTTTTCGCGTTGGGTGTTTTAGCGCTCGTCGCCATCGTCTCCGATTACGCTCTCCAAAAGAAAATCAATGCCGAGCTCAAGCGCGGCGCCGTGATCAACCTCAGCGGCCAGCAACGCATGCTGTCACAGCGCATCGCGTTTTGCTCGATGCGGCTGGCTGACAGCCGGTTGTCCAGCGAACGTGCGGCCTGGCGCCGCGAGCTGATCAACGCCATAACGCTCATGGAATCTTCTCTTGCCGGCTTGATCAACAGCGATTCGAGCTTGAATTTGCCCGACCGATCTTCAGCCGAGGTTCAGGCGATTTTCTTTTCGCCACCGCATTCGTTGCATGAGAAAGTCCAAAGGTATTTGGCAGCCTCCAAAAGCCTGTGCCAGGCGCCGGAAAGCGATCTTGTGTTGGACAATCCGCATTTGCAATATATTTCCTCTTCCGCGACGCAGTTGCTGTCTTCGATGAACGAGTTGGTGAAACTGTACCAAAAGGAAAGTGAAGCCGGCATCGCCAGATTACAGCGCCTGGAGCGCACTGTCATGGTCATCACCATCTTCGTGTTGCTGATGATGGCGTTGTTTATCTTCCGGCCCATGGTCGGACGGATTCGGGCCTACTTCGTCGAACATCGGCAAGCCGAAGAGGAGCGCGAAAAACTCATCACCGAGCTTCGCCAGGCCCTGGCGAATGTGAAAACCCTGAGCGGTCTGATTCCGATTTGTGCCTCCTGCAAAAAAATTCGTGATGATCAAGGCTACTGGAACATTCTTGAAGACTACATCGCCAGGCACTCCGAGGCAGATTTCACACACAGCTTTTGCCCGGAGTGCAAGAAAAAATTTGATGATGAGGAGTAG
- a CDS encoding Rrf2 family transcriptional regulator, with product MLQLTMAGEYTVRAMLHLASQPAGAVVQIYDIARQWDIPENFLRKIVQLLTKSKLVLSHRGVGGGIELAKPAEEITLLEVIEAAEGNLALNKCLISAGLCFRESWCAVHLVWHEVQEKMKEILRSRSMADLARQTLQRQIQIRDGITLSTWQPTTANHAKISPPACL from the coding sequence GTGCTGCAATTAACCATGGCAGGTGAGTATACGGTGCGAGCCATGTTGCATTTGGCTTCCCAACCGGCCGGCGCCGTCGTGCAAATTTATGATATTGCCCGGCAATGGGATATTCCCGAAAATTTTTTGCGCAAGATCGTGCAACTGCTGACAAAATCGAAGCTGGTGCTGTCGCATCGCGGCGTCGGCGGCGGCATTGAATTGGCGAAACCGGCGGAGGAAATTACGCTTTTGGAGGTCATTGAAGCCGCCGAAGGAAACTTGGCGTTGAACAAATGCTTGATCTCCGCCGGCTTGTGTTTTCGCGAGTCGTGGTGCGCTGTGCATTTGGTGTGGCATGAAGTTCAGGAAAAAATGAAAGAAATCTTGCGAAGCCGATCAATGGCAGATTTGGCCAGACAAACGCTGCAGCGTCAAATACAGATCCGGGATGGGATCACCCTCAGCACATGGCAACCGACCACCGCGAATCATGCTAAAATTTCCCCACCAGCATGTTTATAA
- a CDS encoding sigma-70 family RNA polymerase sigma factor: MFMDLQNLPNTQLIKLCAEAPDHREAWLLFHQRFDRSIRLFILRECKRKDLTANRSQFEEIFNDLVQDVYLKLVQNNCRALRNYKALNEDSIYQYLAIIARNAVRGYLTKVGAKKRRAKLISLDTPVAGPQENENLRLIDVVPDAGPSPDASLEAQSEQQELDWLLEQIVTGASKERDILIYKLHYEEGFSPEQIVEHCGIALSDKRIRNIITEIKQKIIEARQSPKSKTS; the protein is encoded by the coding sequence ATGTTTATGGATTTGCAAAATCTTCCGAATACGCAACTGATCAAGCTGTGCGCTGAAGCGCCGGATCATCGCGAAGCCTGGCTGTTGTTCCATCAACGCTTTGATCGTTCGATTCGCTTGTTCATTTTGAGAGAATGCAAGCGCAAAGACCTGACCGCCAATCGCTCCCAGTTCGAGGAAATTTTCAATGATTTGGTGCAGGACGTTTATCTCAAGCTGGTGCAGAACAATTGCAGAGCGCTGCGCAATTACAAAGCCTTGAATGAAGACTCGATTTACCAATATCTCGCCATCATCGCCCGCAACGCGGTTCGCGGTTATCTCACGAAAGTCGGGGCCAAGAAACGGCGCGCCAAGCTGATCTCGCTGGACACGCCCGTGGCCGGGCCGCAGGAAAATGAGAATTTGCGCCTGATCGACGTGGTGCCGGACGCCGGCCCCAGCCCGGACGCGAGCCTGGAGGCGCAAAGCGAACAGCAGGAGCTTGATTGGCTTCTCGAGCAGATCGTCACCGGCGCCAGCAAAGAACGCGACATTTTGATTTATAAATTGCATTACGAAGAGGGGTTTTCACCCGAACAGATTGTCGAACACTGCGGTATCGCCCTTTCCGACAAGAGAATCCGCAACATTATTACGGAGATTAAACAAAAGATTATCGAGGCGCGGCAAAGCCCGAAATCAAAAACTTCCTGA
- a CDS encoding tetratricopeptide repeat protein translates to MQGKSYNTAATRAEACLDDDLLYRYLEKLATEQERRTVERHLQACRECFSDFAALARMASTPATEAEKTELAQLPGLTPEEQINKIFDYLKAEGPAPDPVREVLDNKFVFQTKKKSWPKLWSWLPSPQLAPRFAYVMALFLILAATSFIGIPFIVSRFDKSADTLAEIQRELQTQHKIYVNPSDYAVSAPRLSGGYAPERLFLMGPEEETASRLDNSRRRLEAVTADEAKAAQARQLLAQTFIIQGAFAQADSVLRQIPTASRQQAGLLNDRGVLRLAMNDFSAAAHDFEAAINADPKLVEARYNLALTKAKMGLIAEALVIFNEYLNLETKPEWRDVALDILEELQKEKK, encoded by the coding sequence ATGCAAGGGAAGAGTTACAACACCGCAGCGACGAGGGCAGAGGCATGCCTTGACGATGATTTGCTTTACCGCTATCTCGAAAAACTGGCGACTGAACAGGAGCGCCGGACGGTCGAACGCCATCTGCAAGCGTGCCGCGAGTGTTTCAGCGATTTTGCTGCCCTGGCCCGCATGGCCTCCACGCCGGCCACGGAAGCGGAAAAAACCGAGCTGGCGCAGTTGCCGGGTTTGACGCCCGAAGAGCAGATCAACAAAATATTCGATTACCTCAAGGCCGAAGGCCCGGCGCCCGATCCGGTTCGGGAGGTGCTTGACAATAAGTTTGTGTTCCAAACGAAGAAAAAGAGTTGGCCCAAACTGTGGTCATGGCTGCCCTCGCCGCAGCTCGCGCCGCGGTTCGCTTATGTGATGGCTTTGTTCCTTATTCTCGCGGCGACTTCGTTCATCGGCATTCCATTCATCGTGAGCCGTTTTGATAAAAGCGCCGATACACTCGCCGAGATTCAACGCGAATTGCAAACACAACATAAAATTTACGTCAACCCCTCGGATTATGCCGTGAGCGCGCCGCGCTTGTCGGGAGGATATGCGCCCGAGCGATTGTTTTTGATGGGGCCGGAAGAAGAGACGGCATCACGCCTTGATAACTCCCGGCGGCGCCTGGAAGCCGTGACCGCGGACGAGGCCAAAGCGGCTCAAGCCCGGCAACTGTTGGCACAAACCTTCATCATACAAGGCGCTTTTGCGCAAGCGGATTCGGTGCTGCGGCAAATTCCGACGGCCTCGCGGCAACAAGCCGGCCTCTTAAATGATCGAGGCGTTCTGCGTTTGGCGATGAACGATTTCTCGGCGGCGGCCCATGATTTTGAAGCGGCGATCAACGCCGATCCCAAGCTCGTGGAAGCGCGATACAACCTGGCTTTGACGAAGGCCAAAATGGGTTTAATCGCCGAAGCGCTTGTCATTTTTAATGAATACCTCAATCTCGAAACGAAACCCGAATGGCGCGACGTCGCGTTGGATATTCTTGAGGAATTGCAGAAAGAAAAAAAATAA